Part of the Desulfolutivibrio sulfoxidireducens genome is shown below.
TTGATGGTATGGTCGTCTTCCCGGTCCGGGCCCTCGGGAACGAAAACCGGTCCGCCGTTGCCTGCCGTTTCAAGGGAAGAGCGGGCGGCGGCCGAAAAAGTTACCTCACGGAAAAAAACATTTCAGGGACTTTGGAAACGGCCGCCGAGGCGGGGATGCCGCTTCGGATGCGCACGCGGGTCAGACGAAATCCGGACAGACGAAGCGGCAAAGGTCGAAGGGGACGGCCGTGCCCCTGTCGTGTTTGATCTGCGGCAAAAAGAGCCTCATGCGCTCGACGCGAGGCGTCAGGTCGTCGAAGGTGACGATACCCCGGCGAAGGACTGAGAGCACGACGTCCCGGGGGATGCCGGTGCATGCGGCCTGGACCTCGGCGCCCAGGCCGGGATCGTCGCGGACCCTGTCCCGGGCCTGAAGCAGCCGGCGCACGTAGTCGCGCACCACGTCGGGATGGTTCCGGACGAATTGCCGGCGCACGGCCAGGATGCAGCAGGTGTGCCCGGGCAGGATGTCCTTGGAAAAAAGCACGGTCCGGCCGAGCTTCTCCTGCATGCACTTGGCGCCCCAGGGCTCGGCGCAGAAAAAGGCGTCGATCTTCCCGGAGCGCATGGAGGAGATCACGTACGAGGGATTGATGACCGCCTGGCTCATGCCCGCCAGTTCGGACCGGCCGCCGACCAGAAGATCAAGAAGCGCCTGATGGGTGGAATACGGCGCGGGCAGGCCAAGCCGCCGCGCTCGTCCCCCGGAGGAGACCGACAGGGAACTGCCGTCGTGGTGGGCGTCCAGGACATGCACGAGCCCTGTCCCCTCCGCCTCGAGGCGCATGGCCAGGGGGGCCATGATGAAGGCCGCGTCCACCCGCCCCCGGCGCAGATCCTCGCAAAGCGTGTGCCAGGAAAGATAGCGCCGCTGGACCAGGGGCATGGGCCGGTCCCGGAAAAGCACCTGGGCGGCCATGGCCAGCAGGTGGTCGGTGATGGGCATGTACCCCACGCGCAGGATGCCCTCCCCGCCGTAGGGGAGCATCCTTTCCCGCAGAATCTCCCGGGCGGCGTGCAGCCGCTTTTTCACCGTGCCCTCGCCAAGCCCCATGGCCGTGGCGATGTCCCCGGTGGTCAGGCCCTGGCCGTAATGTTGCCGGGTGATGTCCCGCAGATGTTCGGGCAGGGAGTCCACGGCCGTGTCGAAGGCGGCCCGGAGTCTGGCGGCGTGCAGGTCGTCGGCCGGATCACCCGCCTGGGGGATGGGAAGCCGACCGTGTTCGTCCAGGTCGTCCAGAGACTCGGCCGGATGCTGGCCCATGGCCAGCCTGGTACACTGGGAGCGGACGATGGCCAAAAGCCAGGCCGGGAAGGCCTCGGGCTCGCGCAGGCTTGGCAGCGATCGAAAAACCGTGAGAAAGGCCTCCTGGACCGCGTCCTCGGCCAGGGCACTCCCGGGCAGCCTGCGCCGGGCGATGCGCAGGGCCAGCGGATAGAACCTGGTGGTGAGCGCCCGCCAGGCCTGGGGTTCGCCCGCAAGCGCCAGGCGAACCAAATCGCCGGTAAGATGCGTGTCCATGCTCCCGCCGCCTGGTGAAACATGCCCTCCCGAGGGATGATCACGCCTTTGATGATTATCAGGACTGTGGGAGCGAAGGCAAGCGGACGGTGCGGACGCGAAACGCCACTGCGTTCTCTTTTGGATTGCCCTCACCCGGTTTCCCCGGTAAGCCTGCCCTCGCGGGGCCTCACCCGCCGAGACCTCCCCTTCTTCCAGCCCCGCGACGCACGACCAAGGAGTCCACATGGCCAAAATCCTCTACGGGGTGCACGGCTCCCAGCACGGCCACGCCATCCGGGCCACGGTGGTGGCCCGGCACCTGCCCCATCACGAATTTCTGTTCATCTCCAGCGAGGAGGGGGCCGAACTCCTTGGCCGGGAATTTCGCGTGGAGCGCTTCGAGAACCCCGGCACCCGCTACCGAAAATACAAGGTGGACACCCTGGCCACCGTGGCCCTGGCCGCGCGCACCCTGGCCCGCCGGGGCCGGGAACTGGACCGGCTGGCCCGGATCATCGATGATTTCAAACCCGACGCGGCCATCTCCGACTACGAATATTTCGTGCCCATCGCGGCCAAACGGGCGAACATCCCCTGCCTGTCCCTGGACCACCAGCACGTCATCTCCTGCTGCGCCCACGACATCCCGGCCGCCCTGCGCCTGGACTACTACGGCATCCTGGCCTCGATCCGCTTCCTTTTCAGCAACTGCACGGATTACCTGGCCATCTCCTTCTACCAGCCGCCGGTCAAACCGGGGCTTCGGGCGCGCATCGCCCCGCCGATCCTGCGCGACAGCGTCTTCCGCTTCACCCCCACCGACGGCGACCACATCCTGGTCTACCAGAGCTGCTCCATCTGCGACGCCTTCGTGCCCTTCCTAAAAACCCTGGACCGCGAGTTCCGGGTCTACGGCTACGACATGGACCGCACCGAGGGGAACCTGACCTTTCGCGGCTATTCCGAGGAGGGGCTTTTGGCCGACCTGTCCTCGTGCGCCTACGTCATGTGCGGCGGCGGCCACAACCTCATGTCCGAGGCCCTCTCCTACGGCAAACCCATCATGTCCTTTCCCGTGGGCGGGGCCGTGGAACAGCACCTAAACGCCGTCTACCTCGAAAAGCTCGGCTACGGCCGCCACCTGGACATGATGCGGCTGTCCAAAAACATGGTGTCCGATTTCGAGGCCGCCCTGCCCTCCCGCCGCGCGGCCATCCGCGCCGCCAATTTCCGGGGCAACGAACTGGTCTTCGACCTGGTCGAGGGATTCGTCAAAACCGGCCGACTGGCCCTGGCCTGAGCCGGAGTCAAGGGGTCCGGGGGGAATGATTCCCCCCGGGCGGGGTCCGGGGCGGCAGCCCCGGTTCGTGCCTGGGGCGGCAGCCCCGGTTCGTGCCTGGGACGGCAGCCCCGAGGCCGTGGCTTTGCTTGCCGTTTGCCTGTTTTTTTGGCAGTGGATTTGTTTTTTCGGGATGCAAGTGATCGCCGCATATTCGCCGTGAAATCGTCACCCAAGGAGAAATCCATGAAACGCGCCGCATGGTGTCTGACCGCCTTGTTCCTTGTCTTGTCGCTTGCGCCCGTTTCGGTTCGGGCCGAGGACAAGCCCTTCATTTTCGGGTTGTTGCTGGTTGGCCCCTACAACGACAAGGGGTACAGCCAGGCCCAGTACGAGGGCGGCAAGTATGTGGAGGAGAAGCTTCCCG
Proteins encoded:
- a CDS encoding sigma-70 family RNA polymerase sigma factor codes for the protein MDTHLTGDLVRLALAGEPQAWRALTTRFYPLALRIARRRLPGSALAEDAVQEAFLTVFRSLPSLREPEAFPAWLLAIVRSQCTRLAMGQHPAESLDDLDEHGRLPIPQAGDPADDLHAARLRAAFDTAVDSLPEHLRDITRQHYGQGLTTGDIATAMGLGEGTVKKRLHAAREILRERMLPYGGEGILRVGYMPITDHLLAMAAQVLFRDRPMPLVQRRYLSWHTLCEDLRRGRVDAAFIMAPLAMRLEAEGTGLVHVLDAHHDGSSLSVSSGGRARRLGLPAPYSTHQALLDLLVGGRSELAGMSQAVINPSYVISSMRSGKIDAFFCAEPWGAKCMQEKLGRTVLFSKDILPGHTCCILAVRRQFVRNHPDVVRDYVRRLLQARDRVRDDPGLGAEVQAACTGIPRDVVLSVLRRGIVTFDDLTPRVERMRLFLPQIKHDRGTAVPFDLCRFVCPDFV
- a CDS encoding glycosyltransferase family protein; this translates as MAKILYGVHGSQHGHAIRATVVARHLPHHEFLFISSEEGAELLGREFRVERFENPGTRYRKYKVDTLATVALAARTLARRGRELDRLARIIDDFKPDAAISDYEYFVPIAAKRANIPCLSLDHQHVISCCAHDIPAALRLDYYGILASIRFLFSNCTDYLAISFYQPPVKPGLRARIAPPILRDSVFRFTPTDGDHILVYQSCSICDAFVPFLKTLDREFRVYGYDMDRTEGNLTFRGYSEEGLLADLSSCAYVMCGGGHNLMSEALSYGKPIMSFPVGGAVEQHLNAVYLEKLGYGRHLDMMRLSKNMVSDFEAALPSRRAAIRAANFRGNELVFDLVEGFVKTGRLALA